The DNA window GAACGGAAGGCGGAAAAGCTGCCCAAAAATTATCTTTTATTTTTAAAGAAATTTTTCACGATTTCTGAGCATTCATTTTCTAAAATTCCCGAAACAATTTCTGTTTTAGGATGAAGTTTCACATTTTGATTGATGAAGCCCCGGTTTTCATCTCTCGCACCGATGACAACTTTTGAAATCTGTGACCAAGTTAGAGCTCCCGCACACATTACGCAAGGTTCTAGCGTAACATACAGGGTACAATCTTTTAAATATTTTCCACCCAAAAAATTAGCTGCAGAGGTAATTGCCTGCATTTCTGCGTGCGCAGTCACGTCATTTAATTGTTCTGTAAGATTATGACCTCTCGCGATAATTCTATCTTTGAAAACAATGACGCAACCAATAGGAACTTCGTCTTTTTCTTTGGCAATTTCGGCTTCTTGCAAAGCCTGTTTCATAAAATATTCTGGTGTAAACATTACTCTTCTACTACAAATTTTACAGGCAAGACAAATTTAGATTTTACATTCATTCCTCTTTGAAAAGCACTTTCCCATTTTCCAGTGGTCATTAAAAATGCCAGCAAAGCTAAATCGTTAAATTCTTTCTCCGATCCTTCAACTTTTTCTATGTAAAGTGAATGGTCATTTTGAACAATGAAATGGATTTTAGCAGATTTGGTAAAATATTCATCTAATCTATCTTGATATCGATTTTTGATAAAATCATGCACTTCTTTATATAGAGCGGGAAAACCTTGAGAATAATTCGCTGTTTTATCTGGAATTTCTTGTTGGGCTGCTTCTTGACTTGGGCCAATCAATTTTTGAGATTCTAAATACGTTTGAACCGCCGAAAAATAATGGTTAAAACGTTCTCTATTATTTTTTCTTCTGCTGAGTAGATTTTGGTAATAAATTTCGCTTATTTCAGACTCAGATTTTCCTTTAATTTCTTCCTGATATTTTAGCTTCAGTTGATTTTCTATGCTGTCATGCTTTGTTTTTAGAGTTTTTAAAGATTCTAATTGTTGAGCATTTATCCCACATGTAAAAAGAAGAAAGAAAAAGATTTTTAGCATAATCATTATTCGAATTTAATACTCAAAGGCATTCTGAAAGCATATTTTACAGCATTTCCTTTTTGAAGAGCAGGCTTAGTAAATTTTTCTGAAATAAGATACATGGCAATTTCTGCTTGTTTATTAAAACTTATGTTCTCACCTTCTGCTTTGATATCTGTAATTGAACCATTTTCATCTACCACAAAACTCACGGTAGTATTGAGTTCATTTTTACAATATTCAATTCCTTTTGAATAAAATAAAGAAGCTACTTTTTCTCTCAAAGCATCTATTCCATTGGGGAATTCTGGTGTTTGTACATTTTGAAATTCAATTTCTTCATTTTTAGCATTGATATTTTTAAGACCTTCGTTATTCTTAACTCTAATTAAAGCACCAAGATAAGCCACATTTCGAACGCTGTCTATTTTTTGAATAAAATAATTATAATCTTTTTTCAAATTTTCTTTAACAAAAAGATTGGTTTCAGAATTGTACTTTTTTTGAAATTCTGTATTTATAAGTTGTTTCTGTGAGTCAAAATACATTTTAACTCTTTTAAATTCATCATTCTGCTGCGAAAATCCAAAGCTAAAAATCACTAAAAAAATGGTAACAGAAATTGTTTTCATTTGCTAAAATTGAGTAATGGTAAAGTTAATGATTTTAAATAAATAGAAAAATTTTCTAAAAAAAACCATTAAAACATTGCAAAAAGCACTTAAAACAAAGCTTCTATAACAAAATACCAAAAACCTACTGTTGCAAAACCTACAATAATGCTAATCCCAATAATAAGATTAGTCAATTTCGTATTGAGTCTAAATTGTTCTGCAATAATACTAGAAGTAATAAGTGTTGGCATTGCTGCTTCAAAAACGCTTATTTTGGCAACATTTCCTTTAATTCCCAAAGCAAAAACCACCAAAAGAACAATAAGTGGTGCCAAAAGTAATTTGTATAACATAGACATAGAAATCTGAGGAATAAGTTTTCTCCAACCACTAAATTTCAATTGTAAACCAACGGAAAATAATGCCAAAGGAGCTACCGTTCCTGCCAATTTATCAAACAAAGGTTCTGCAAAGTCCAAATTTATAAACTGAGAAATTACCAAAGCACTAATACATCCTATAAACGGAGGAAAAGTAAATAATCTTTTCAAAATGAACTTTGTACTAACGCTACCACTCTTACTTCCTCCTTTTAAAGCAGAGATAATTCCTAATGTAGACAATGTAAGAAACATGGTTTGGTCTGAAATAATGGCTATACTTAATAACTTTTCGTTATAAAAAGCAGCAATAAGAGGAAACCCAATGAAAGAAGTATTGCTGTATCCACTTGCGATTTCTAATGTACTTCTAGACCTTCTGGAGTAATTTTTTGCTTGAGAATAGTATTTCATGAAAAACAAACTTCCCACTGCAATTAAAACCGTAGAAAAAATAGGAAAAAGCATTTCTAAAGACCATTCTACTTTCGGTAAATACTTAAAAGAAACGGCTGGAAGTGCCAAATAAAGAATCCAAGTATTTATCCCTTTGTGAGCATCTGGATGAATAGATTTGGTAGATTTAAATATCATTCCCGCCAATACACACAATCCAATCAACACAAAATTTACCATAACCTAAATTTTAAAATGCAAATTTATGAAATTCTATTAAGAAAAATCTTACCGTATGTTATCATTTATAAACAAAAAAAAAATCTCACATTTCTGTGAGATTTCTATTTCTGTGGGTCCTGAGGGATTCGAACCCCCGACCCTCTGGGTGTAAACCAGATGCTCTGAACCAACTGAGCTAAGAACCCTAATTTTTTTTGAGGGATTAGTTACCCCCGACTCTCCCGATGATCAATCGGGATGCTCTGAACCAACTGAGCTAAGAACCCGAATTTTTTGAAAAGGTTTCGTTCCTTTTTTGTGGGTCCTGAGGGATTCGAACCCCCGACCCTCTGGGTGTAAACCAGATGCTCTGAACCAACTGAGCTAAGAACCCTCTTTCACGATTTCTCGTTTTGAGTGGTGCAAATATACAACTTATTGCGATTTCTACAAATTTTTTTCTAAAAATTCTCCCACCACAAAGTTACTTCCACCCACAAAAATCATTTCTTCTGTTTTACATTTTATTTTAGCTGCCTGAAAACCAGCATCTACTGTTTCAAAAATTTGAAAATCTATTTTTGCAGAAATTAGTAAATCTTCATACTCTTTTGGGTTTCTTCCTCTGCTAATAGACGGTTTTACAAAGTAATATTGAGCATTTTTGGGTAAAATTTTCAATACCTCATCTATTTTTTTATCATTCACAAAACCAAGGACAATGTGTTTATATTTGTCAATGGCATTCAATTGGGCAAAAACCATTTCTAAACCAGCTTGATTATGAGCGGTGTCACAAATAATCAACGGATTTTCTGAAAACTGAAACCATCTTCCAATAAACTTGGTGTTTTGGTGAACTTTCATCAAGCCATTTTCAACAGCACTTTCAGAAATTTTTATGTTTTGTTTCCTCAACTCATCTACCAAAGCCAGAACTACTCTTATATTTTTCTTTTGATAATTTCCCTTCAAATCGGTTTCTAAATCAGTAGAAATTCTGGTGGCATCTATAAATTCCGAATGATTTTCGATGGCTTTTTGTTGAATAATATTTTTCACCAAATCTCTTTCGTCGCCAGAAATAATGGGAATATTATTCTTTACAATCCCTGCTTTTTCTGTGGCAATTTCTTCCAGAGTTTCGCCTAAAATATTCTGATGATCTAAATCTACATTGGTAATAGCAGAAACTAAAGGTTTTATAATATTGGTAGAATCTAATCTACCGCCCAAACCGACTTCAATAATGGCAAAATCTACCTTTTTTTGATAGAAATATTCAAATGACATAATCGTGGTAAATTCAAAAAAAGAAGGAAGAATTTCTTCTGGAATATTCCTCAATTTTTGAATAAAATCAAAGACAAATTCTTTCTTACAATTATTTCCATTAATTTTAATTCTCTCCGTAAAATCAATTAAATGAGGGGAATTATACAAACCAACGATGTATCCTTGTTCTTGTAAAACTGAAGCCAACATATTACTGGTAGAGCCTTTTCCATTAGTTCCACCAATATGAATCATCTTCAGTTTTTCCTGAGAATTCCCGAAAAAATCACAAAGTTTTGTAATATTTTCTAAACCTGGTTTATACGCTTTTTGACCGTCAATTTGGTAATTAGGCATTTGTACAAAAAGCCAATCTAGTGCTTCTTGATAAGCTTCTTGAGTAAAAGAAATTGGAGTATTTTTTGACACAAAAAAATTTTTTCAAAGATAAAAGGAAATGTAGAATTTTAAAAATTTGATTTAAGCAAAACCCGTGTTTCCGTTGCAGAATTGCGCCCCGAGTTGAGCGGAAATCCTTTTTTGCGCGGCAGCTTCGCTGCCGCGCAAAAAAGATTGGGAGCGGAACGAGGAATTTGGCGCCCAAAAAAATCTAAAAAGTAATTTTATATGTTCCGGTAGAATTGGTAGAGGCTTTTTCGGCTTTTACATATTTTTTTACCCAAATTACCGCAGCAGTAACGACACATGGATCAGAAATTCCACTGCTTCTGCGCGCTGAAATCACGTTTCCAGCTTTGTCAACCGTATAAGAAATGGTAATGGTTCCGTTTGCTGTACAGTTATGAGAGGGCTGTTCTCCGCCTTTTCCCATGGTTCCGGGAATGTAAGAAATAAGTTTTCGGTCTAAGCCAATTTTGCTGTCACCATCTCCTTTTCCACCAAGAGGATCGCCAGAATTCCCAACGGTTCCATCAGTTCCTTGCGTTCCAGTCTTCGTTCCTCTTCCTTTGATAAGATTGCCAATTGCGGCGGTTCCTTGTCCGTCACCTTGAGCATTTTTGGCAGTGGTATTGCTGGTGGATGATGTTTTAGAGGTGGTAGATTTGGAAGCTGTAGTTTCCGAAGATTTAGTAGATTTTTTTTCTGTTTTCTCTGTTTTTACGGCAGTAGTTTTTTCGGATTTTCCTGTGATGATTTTTTCTGCAGGTTTTTCTACAGCTTTTGGAGTTTCTACAATTTCTTGAGGCTGTGGTTCAGGAGTTTTTAATTCTTCAGGGATATAGATATCTGCCGAAGCTAAACTTCCTTCTTGATTAGCAGGTTCTTCAGCTCCATTTCCGTTTCTATTGTCGCCGAAATTAATCAGCATAGTGGTTACTTTCTCTTCTTTTGGGATTTCTCTCACGAATTGGTAATAAAAAATCAACAAAAACAACAATGCCGAAATCAGCGCAGTAAGTGTTGCGCTTTTTAGCTTGTCAATTTTTTCGTCTCGTTTATGTTGAGTTATCGTTTCCAATATAAGTTTGGCTAAATTTGATTTTAATTTCTATAAATGGACTTAGTCCATTCCAATTGACTATTCTTGAACCGTAGCAATCGCTAAACCATATTTGTGTTTTTCGGCGATTTCCATGGCATAAACTACGTCTTTATGCTTGCAATTTTCGTCTGCTCTAATCGTGAAAGTAGGATTAGGCGAACCTTCTACCAATTTTACAATATTTTGTTCTAGTTGTTCTTTTGGCGTCTCTAAATCATTTACAAAATACTTGCCATCTGCATTTATTGTAACGGTTGTAGGGTCTGTAACACTAGGATCTTGAGCGGCAGCTTTTGGCAAATTCACATCTATTGCGCTTTGACTAATTGCTGAACTGGTAATCATAAAGAATATCAATAACAGAAAGATAATATCTGTCATCGAAGCCATACTGAACTCGGCGCTTACTCTATTTCTTCTTTTCAATTCCATACTTAAAAAGTTTGAGGTTAGGTTTTAGAAGAATTAAAGTGGTTTGTTTAGTGTATCTAAAAACTCATTCACGTGAGTTTGAATTTTTAGCACCAATCTATCTACATTGGTCACCAAAATATTATAGAAAAAATAGGCTGGAATTCCCACAAATAAACCAACTGCCGTAGTTGCCATCGCAGTATAAATTCCCGATGCTAATAGTTTCGGTGAAACTGCTCCCGTAACATTAGAAATTTCGAAAAACGCCATAATCATTCCGACTACCGTTCCCAAGAAACCTAACATAGGTGCAGCTCCAGAAGCTGAAGCAAGAATATTTAGGTTTTTCTCTAGTTTAGAAACTTCTAATTGACCTTGGTTTTGCATTGCATTTGAAATATCAGAAATAGGTCTTCCTATTCTGGTTAAGCCTTTTTCTATCATTCTGGCTTCTGGCGAATCTGTTCTTCTGCATAAATCGATAGCAGATTGTATTCTTCCGTCATGAATGCAGTCTTTAATGTTTTCTAAAAAATTAGGAGTTTCTTTAGAAGCTCTTTTGATGAAAAAATATCTTTCGAAAAAAACATATAATGCTAAAATTCCCAAAAGGAAAATAGCAATCATAATGGTATTTCCTATAATTCCTCCGCTGAAAAGTACATCCCAAAGTGAAAATACTTGTTTCTCTGTCACTTTATTGTTAATGATAGTAGTCGTGGCTTGTAAAAACATAATGAAAAATGTTAAGTTCGAATTTCTAAACGATAAATTTAGTGAAAAATTGTAGAATTTCTCGTAGCAATGAATGTTTTTTGAAAAATACTTTTCAAAAAAAACTTTAAAAATAAAATAAGATTCTGATGGTTTTAAACGGGAAAGAAAACAGCAGAAAGTTACTCTTCTATTTCGATATCATCTGCTTTGAAATGACATTTCAATTTAAAAGGAATGGGTTCGTCAGAACCGGTATAGAAATCATCTATTTTCCCTTGCCAGAATAATTGTAGCACATCGTCTTCGTCTTTAGAAAAACTAAGTTCATTCTCGTAGAGATAGGCTTCTTCGTCGTCATAAAGGTCTACTTCTGTATAGGTTTCTTCGTCTGTATCTTCTATACGGAATGTTTTTCCTTCTAATTCATTAGAATCAATAGGAAATTCGAATACGTCTAAGGATAGCTGAGGAAAATTATATTGTAGAGAATCGTCTTCTACATGGTCTAAAGAATCATCTGTAATGATTTCTACTTCCAGAAAATTTTTTGAATTGAGATAAACCGCCTTGCAATATGTGCTAGAGATATGGTATTTAAGGGTTTCTTCTGGGTGATAGATTTTTAAAATCCCTTTCATGATGGTGTGTTAAAAAGAATGTTTGTTTTTAAGTTTAAAAAAAAAATGATTGTCTTTAACAAAGATAAAAAATTTATAAAACCATAAAAGGTTTTTCGTTAAAAATCATAAAAAACGCAGTAAAAAATTTACTGCGTTCGTTATTTTGAAAAATTTATTTGAAGTTAAACTTCAGCGTGAGTACCACTTGTCTCGGCCTAATGTTAACCGTGGTGTAAGAAGTCTGATTAAAGGTAGAGTTAAAAGTTACATTTTCGAATACATTATTATTGGTAATATTCAATACTTTTAGTTCTAAATCTATTTTTTCTTCGGACATAGAATATTGGTAAGAAAGGTCAAAGAAAGCATTTTTAGCCGTTCTTTCTCTGTTGCTAGAATGCAATTCATCCCAAGTAAATCCTAATGTGTGATTTTTGAAAGGATAAACATATGCAGAAAGTGCGTGGTTAAATAAATTGGTTTTGTTATTAAACCTTGCATCGTCTGGAGATTTTGTGTTATTAAAATTCCAATTAGCATTATAATCTACACTTAACCAAGAGAAATAATTGTTATTAAATTTAACACTTACGCCTTGATTTACGCCTTCTACATCTATAAAACTAGATTCTGTAGGTGTAGAATTGGCCGGTAATTGTTGGTAATTGTTCAATGAGTAATTATATCCTACGGAAGCATTGGTCTTAAACTTAGGAAAATATTTCCCGAGTTCTGTTCTTGCAGAATTGGTTTTACTGTTATTCTCTAAATTATATCCTTTGATGATAAACTGCTGACTTGCTTCATCTAATTCGTTTAGGAAAGTTACGTTATTGGTTCTATCATTAAAATTATAACTTACATTAAAGAAAATGTTATTTAATGGATTTCTGTATTCTAATCTTGACCCTACAAAATTAGACCTTGTTTGCTGAATATCAGTATTTCTAGAAGATAAATTTTTAGCAGACAAAAGAATAAAACCATTATAAACATCATTGATGCTTCCAAAAGAATTGGTAATTCCCGCGAAAGTTGAAAATTTCCAGAATGAGGTCAAATCATATCTCATAAACAATCTTGGTTCATAAGTCACTTTATTTAGAGTTTTATCTAAATTATTGGTTCCAGTTGCAGAAATATTATTAAAATTAACAGGGAAACTTAAATTCACATCTAAACCTTCTCTCTTGTAATTTACCATCATTTGTGCATAAGGTTTTAGATTTTTAAAGTTAATGTCATTTTCTAATGCATTTCCACTAAATTGGTAATCCTGAATAGAGTTTCCTGTAACGCCATTTACATCTGTAAGTAGTTTGTTATTGGTATAATTAAGACCAACTTCTGGTGTAAAAGTCCAATTCTTTTTAGACAAACCAATAGATGCAGAATGTATCGCTTCGAAAGTTTTCAGATTAAGGAATTGATGTACCACTTCACTGTTATTTCCACCATCTACATTTTGTAAATTCACCACATAATTTGCTGGATTGATGAATAAATCTTGCTTGTCATCTCTATAACTGATGAAAGACATTGCGTTTACTAATCTTTCTTTCCAAGGAATAATAGCACTTAATGAGTTTTGGAAACTATTAGATGGCGTTTTTGTTCTTTGGTTTGAAGCGATATTGTTATTTTTAGTATTCGCTAAATCTCCGTTCCAAAGTCCGTTATAAGTAGTGGTATTTTTAAAGAAACTTTTGTTGGCGTTTTTAGAGAAAATAATTTCACCTTTTGCTTGGTTGGTATAGAAATTATTAGACACTAATGAAGTGTTGGTCAAATCATTATTCGCATTGAAGGTTTTTACCATGCTTTCTCTTTCTATGGCGTTATTGCTATAACTTGCATTAGCTTTTAATTCCCATTGCTTCGAAAGATTAGTCAAAACATTAGCAGATAAATAATGTACATTGTTCAATAAATATCTTTTTACAGGAACGTTTTGAGGAGTAGCCGCGTTTTCTACAGAAAGCCAAGAATTTTCAGAAAAATTTCTTCTCATTCCTTCAAATCTATTCCCAAAAGCCAGAATATTATTCTCTTTTTCTACTTCTTCTCCCATATTATTGGTTTTGTAATTCAAAACCCATTGGTATTTTTGAGTAAAAAGCATCGGAGAAAGTTTTACATTCCAAAGAGATGGCGCCACGCCAAGAGAAGTTTCTCCTCTTCCTGTCATGGTAATAGATTTTTTGAGCTGCACGTTAATCGCCGCATTTTCCGAAGAAAGTTTATCCTGAAGAATTTTTACAGGTTGGTGATTTTCAAGCACTTCTACTTTTTGCACAGCATCTTTTGGGAGAGAATTATTGATTAAGCCGTAACTTCCTTCCATTAAATCTTTTCCGTTGACATAGAATTTGTTAATCGGTTCACCTTGATAGAGAATAGAACCATCTTTATTTACTTCAATCCCAGGAATTTTTTTCAAAACATCTGCTAAACTTCTATCTGCCTTACTTTCGAAAGATTTTAAATCATAAGAAATGGTGTCACCACGTTTGGTAATGAGTTTAGTTTTCAGTTTTACTTCTTTGATTTCTGTGGCTTTTTCTTGAAGCACAAAATTCAAAGTCTGAGTTGCGTTATTATAATTTTCGGTAATGGTTTGGTGGTTAAAAGCTTTTACTTTTACAAGAATTTTTTCGTCATTGCTTGTAAAAGTCACTTTATAATTTCCTTTGGCATCGGTAATTGCATATTCTAAAATGGCATTTTTGCCTATTTCTTCTATGGTTACACTTGCACTTGCAAGCGGTTTTCCGTCATCATTTTTTACGGTTCCAGAAATGGTTTTTTGAGCAAAAATTACAATTGAAAATAATAAAATAAAGGTAAATGAAAGTATTTTTTTCATGTTTAAAAGTTTATCACTAAAGTATTAGTAAAAGAAAAGGATATTGTGTTACAAAATTTTTAGAAATGAAATTTTCATCAACTCTAAAAGTTTAATTTTAAAATATTATGATAATCTAGTAATACTTTGAAAAATCAGAAAAAATCTATGGTTTTTACCTTTACTAAAAAAATCCTTGTTTCAGGTAAATTAAGTTAAGGATAAAAATTGAATATTTTGAAACTTGAATAAGTCTGACAATTCATTGAGTCCTTCAATAATATAAAATCTATCTTTGAGTATTTTTAGTTGTACAATGATAATTCAATAAAATTGTTACTTCTTTTAATTTTTTCATTCTCCTTTTCTTCTTGATGTCTAATCATATCCGAAGTTGAATAATCTTTACCATCATAATTTATTTTAATTCCGTGATTAGAATTAAAAATATTAAATTTCAAATCTCTTGCAGGGTCTTTTTTAAATAATTTCCATTCACTTTTAAATTCAGTATTATTCAATTTCTGCTCCTTTTTTGTTCTTGTTTTTAAAAATTCTAAGTAGCCATTTTTATTCTTTTCTATTCCAATAAATTTAAATTGGTGTTGGTTTTTAGTATCTGTGATTTCAATGATTAAACCAGGTAGACCCGAAAATTTATAGGGACCATCAAAAATAGGGATATCTTTAGCATACCAAGCTATCCAACTTCTATTTCCAAAATTTGAAATTGCTTTTTGAACTTCAATCCCATTTATTATTTTTTTTTCTTGTTCTAATTTCCAACTAATAGAAGGTTTATCTAAAACAGCATAATGAGTATATCCTAAGTTTGTGTGATAAATCACCTCAAAATTAGGATATTGTTTCTCAACAAAATAAGAAATTTTTGATTGATCTCCATTCAAAATATTCTCTCTTCTTCTATTTTTCTCAATTACTAATGAATCAAATTTATACTTTTTATAACTGTAAAATACAGAGCCTTCTTCGTGAATATCAAGTATCATTTCCTCATTTTCAATATTGTTAATATTAGTTGAATCACTTACAAAAGAATAATCATACATTACTCGATAATTTTGACATAACGCAGTAAATGATATCATAATAAACATTGATATGAATATTTTTTTATTCCCACTCATATATTTTTTCAATTTCATTTCTCTTTATTTTATGCCTTGTTATTATTGTTCCAGCTGGCGCCTTACTAACTATTTTA is part of the Cloacibacterium normanense genome and encodes:
- a CDS encoding nucleoside deaminase, coding for MFTPEYFMKQALQEAEIAKEKDEVPIGCVIVFKDRIIARGHNLTEQLNDVTAHAEMQAITSAANFLGGKYLKDCTLYVTLEPCVMCAGALTWSQISKVVIGARDENRGFINQNVKLHPKTEIVSGILENECSEIVKNFFKNKR
- a CDS encoding AEC family transporter, whose product is MVNFVLIGLCVLAGMIFKSTKSIHPDAHKGINTWILYLALPAVSFKYLPKVEWSLEMLFPIFSTVLIAVGSLFFMKYYSQAKNYSRRSRSTLEIASGYSNTSFIGFPLIAAFYNEKLLSIAIISDQTMFLTLSTLGIISALKGGSKSGSVSTKFILKRLFTFPPFIGCISALVISQFINLDFAEPLFDKLAGTVAPLALFSVGLQLKFSGWRKLIPQISMSMLYKLLLAPLIVLLVVFALGIKGNVAKISVFEAAMPTLITSSIIAEQFRLNTKLTNLIIGISIIVGFATVGFWYFVIEALF
- a CDS encoding bifunctional folylpolyglutamate synthase/dihydrofolate synthase; its protein translation is MPNYQIDGQKAYKPGLENITKLCDFFGNSQEKLKMIHIGGTNGKGSTSNMLASVLQEQGYIVGLYNSPHLIDFTERIKINGNNCKKEFVFDFIQKLRNIPEEILPSFFEFTTIMSFEYFYQKKVDFAIIEVGLGGRLDSTNIIKPLVSAITNVDLDHQNILGETLEEIATEKAGIVKNNIPIISGDERDLVKNIIQQKAIENHSEFIDATRISTDLETDLKGNYQKKNIRVVLALVDELRKQNIKISESAVENGLMKVHQNTKFIGRWFQFSENPLIICDTAHNQAGLEMVFAQLNAIDKYKHIVLGFVNDKKIDEVLKILPKNAQYYFVKPSISRGRNPKEYEDLLISAKIDFQIFETVDAGFQAAKIKCKTEEMIFVGGSNFVVGEFLEKNL
- a CDS encoding ferric siderophore ABC transporter substrate-binding protein, giving the protein METITQHKRDEKIDKLKSATLTALISALLFLLIFYYQFVREIPKEEKVTTMLINFGDNRNGNGAEEPANQEGSLASADIYIPEELKTPEPQPQEIVETPKAVEKPAEKIITGKSEKTTAVKTEKTEKKSTKSSETTASKSTTSKTSSTSNTTAKNAQGDGQGTAAIGNLIKGRGTKTGTQGTDGTVGNSGDPLGGKGDGDSKIGLDRKLISYIPGTMGKGGEQPSHNCTANGTITISYTVDKAGNVISARRSSGISDPCVVTAAVIWVKKYVKAEKASTNSTGTYKITF
- a CDS encoding ExbD/TolR family protein, with protein sequence MELKRRNRVSAEFSMASMTDIIFLLLIFFMITSSAISQSAIDVNLPKAAAQDPSVTDPTTVTINADGKYFVNDLETPKEQLEQNIVKLVEGSPNPTFTIRADENCKHKDVVYAMEIAEKHKYGLAIATVQE
- a CDS encoding MotA/TolQ/ExbB proton channel family protein, whose protein sequence is MFLQATTTIINNKVTEKQVFSLWDVLFSGGIIGNTIMIAIFLLGILALYVFFERYFFIKRASKETPNFLENIKDCIHDGRIQSAIDLCRRTDSPEARMIEKGLTRIGRPISDISNAMQNQGQLEVSKLEKNLNILASASGAAPMLGFLGTVVGMIMAFFEISNVTGAVSPKLLASGIYTAMATTAVGLFVGIPAYFFYNILVTNVDRLVLKIQTHVNEFLDTLNKPL
- a CDS encoding TonB-dependent receptor — encoded protein: MKKILSFTFILLFSIVIFAQKTISGTVKNDDGKPLASASVTIEEIGKNAILEYAITDAKGNYKVTFTSNDEKILVKVKAFNHQTITENYNNATQTLNFVLQEKATEIKEVKLKTKLITKRGDTISYDLKSFESKADRSLADVLKKIPGIEVNKDGSILYQGEPINKFYVNGKDLMEGSYGLINNSLPKDAVQKVEVLENHQPVKILQDKLSSENAAINVQLKKSITMTGRGETSLGVAPSLWNVKLSPMLFTQKYQWVLNYKTNNMGEEVEKENNILAFGNRFEGMRRNFSENSWLSVENAATPQNVPVKRYLLNNVHYLSANVLTNLSKQWELKANASYSNNAIERESMVKTFNANNDLTNTSLVSNNFYTNQAKGEIIFSKNANKSFFKNTTTYNGLWNGDLANTKNNNIASNQRTKTPSNSFQNSLSAIIPWKERLVNAMSFISYRDDKQDLFINPANYVVNLQNVDGGNNSEVVHQFLNLKTFEAIHSASIGLSKKNWTFTPEVGLNYTNNKLLTDVNGVTGNSIQDYQFSGNALENDINFKNLKPYAQMMVNYKREGLDVNLSFPVNFNNISATGTNNLDKTLNKVTYEPRLFMRYDLTSFWKFSTFAGITNSFGSINDVYNGFILLSAKNLSSRNTDIQQTRSNFVGSRLEYRNPLNNIFFNVSYNFNDRTNNVTFLNELDEASQQFIIKGYNLENNSKTNSARTELGKYFPKFKTNASVGYNYSLNNYQQLPANSTPTESSFIDVEGVNQGVSVKFNNNYFSWLSVDYNANWNFNNTKSPDDARFNNKTNLFNHALSAYVYPFKNHTLGFTWDELHSSNRERTAKNAFFDLSYQYSMSEEKIDLELKVLNITNNNVFENVTFNSTFNQTSYTTVNIRPRQVVLTLKFNFK
- a CDS encoding GLPGLI family protein, with product MKLKKYMSGNKKIFISMFIMISFTALCQNYRVMYDYSFVSDSTNINNIENEEMILDIHEEGSVFYSYKKYKFDSLVIEKNRRRENILNGDQSKISYFVEKQYPNFEVIYHTNLGYTHYAVLDKPSISWKLEQEKKIINGIEVQKAISNFGNRSWIAWYAKDIPIFDGPYKFSGLPGLIIEITDTKNQHQFKFIGIEKNKNGYLEFLKTRTKKEQKLNNTEFKSEWKLFKKDPARDLKFNIFNSNHGIKINYDGKDYSTSDMIRHQEEKENEKIKRSNNFIELSLYN